The nucleotide sequence cattcaacaacaacagcatcaTAGCATAACAATCATTCCCTTCTTTCTTTTTCGAAAGTTTCAATTGAATTTCTCAAATTAATTCGTGTTGTTCACATCACGCAAATAATTGATTGATCATCATCTCATACAAGAATGGCGGAAGGGAGTAATACTCCTGTTCTTCTTCCTGATTTGTTGAAAAACACGCCTTCCAATATAGCTAGATTGGAAGATGTTGTTCGTTGGTATTTTTGTAAGACCTCTTTAGCCCCTAATGGTATGTACTATGTCTTATCATCAATTTGTAGTTTTTGTtgtgttaatttaattttatattactttaCTACTTTATTAGTATGTATCCCTTTTGATTGATTAATATGTTTTGTTCtgctttgaaaatgattgattttgattttgaatgaattgattctgACTAAAAGTGAGTTGCGGGTGGATTGATTTGTGTTTAGATTCATTCATCTAGAAGTAATAATCAATTATAGAATCAAAGGCTACAAatagtagaattgattttagtcCCCAAACTTGATTTCTAAGAAAAGATCAAAATCGGGTTATTAGCATTTAGATTTCAGATTTTTGTTGAAAACAAATGTTTAATTGTTCGGTGTAGTTTTGGGCAGGGAGTACTAGGATTATAGAAGTTCTTTTATGTAATTAGCAGCAAAACAGGGCATGAGATGTGTTGGGTTTATCTCCAACTATTATGGCCATGGGGCTCTGCCATTATTTCTTAAGCATGAAATTGTGACTATGAAAGgttcaacattttcttttgatttgtaTTGGTTGATACGTGAATTAGTTTTTGCcaattaatcatatttaatattGGCTACTCTAATTATTTGGAATTGATAAAGATCATTTTCTCATGATTGATTCAAAAGATATCAATGGACTTGGCAGTTATTTTGATGGAATATCAATTGCTATAACTACTGTTAATTCTAATTATTGAGACTTTTCACTcccaacactaaaaaaaaaaaactgatattGCAAATGACTGTTTGGTTGGGTAGTGGGATTTTAATGAGATATCCACATTTGTGTAGGTTGGAATTGATAAAGATCATTTTCTCATGATTGATTCAAAGGATATCAATGGACTTGGCAGTTATTTTGATGGAATATCAATTGCTATAACTACTGTTAATTCTAATTATTGAGACTTTTCACTcccaacactaaaaaaaaaaaactgatattGCAAATGACTGTTTGGTTGGGTAGTGGGATTTTAATGAGATACCACAGATTGTGTTGTATATATAGACCAAGGATCATCACTCTATTATTCACTGAACATTGAAATCACAGTTCTAGGTAAAACTCTTCCTTACGGCGCTTGCTACCACCATGGCTCCACTCATCACTCCTGTTGCTGCCATTGTTGCTGGAAAGATCAACATCAAGCTTCGAGTTCGTGTCGTTCATGTTTGGACCGTGTCTGAGTTCAACAACCCAAATGAGGATAACTCTATTCACATGCTATTGCTTGATGACAAGGTTGgttttttgaaattatattatgtggtcttatattttgaaaattatatttggCTCAAGTTGTCTTATGTTTCGCctttgtttaaattaaaaaaacagctTGGAAAGATACAAGCATCTGCTAAGAAACATTTGGTGCCAAGGATAAGGTCAAACGTAGAAGAGGGATCTACATACGACATTGAAAATGTTTTGGTGACTAAAAACGATCCTAAGTATCAGGTTACCCAACATAGGTTCAAGCTAAACCTTATAGACAACACGAAGTTCTTTAAAATTGATGCAGCTACCATTCCTTTAAATCATTTCGATTTTATGCCTTTCAATGAAATATTGGAGGCAGAGAGGGAGGAAAAGGTTGTCGGTGAGTGTCTATACTTGGAGTAATATATTGAGTATATAGATATTACAACTGACAGTAAATgatgttattttcatttgttcttgcatattttttttttaccataaacATTTTACCGTAAATCCATTATGCGCAGATGTGATTGGACAAGTCGTTGAGAGAGATGAATTGAAAGAGAGGGATGTCAATGGCCGTAGGAGTAAGATAATGGATCTTACCTTACAAGATTCTGAGTACGTGATTTAAAAATGACTCGATGTTTTAtgttatcaaattttattgagtTATATTAACCAAGTGATATCTGTGTTTCAGAAGTAGGAGAGTTCATTGCACTTTATGGGCTAACTATGCTGAGAGGATGAATTCATTCCTGGCAGCTCATGATCCATCATCACCTGTCATTGTTTTGATCCAACAATGCAAGCTAAAAAAATACCAAGGGATCATGGGCGTTTCCAATGCTTTTTTTGGAACTAAACTACTACTGGAGGGTGACTTGCCAGAAGCTATTGAATTCAAATCTAAGTAATATAATTACaatttgtcatattttttttttcattctttaaaaTTATTGCTGGACTTTAGTCTTCTAATTGACTTCTGCCATTGGTTGCTAACCAGAATTGATGGTGGAGATGTGCAAGTGTCTCAATCTATAAGTCAGAATACAACTTCAACAGTTGTCTCTTTGGTTGATGATATGCTTCAGACTAAGAGAATGACAATTGAGGACTTAATAGAGGCAACTGAGGTATACTATGTGACATTGTATGAATTGAAGTGAGATTTGTTAAGTTTTTGCATTTTAtcgttttttattgtttgagcaATGCCAAGGGATTGTTCTCGCTACAATTTGTGGGATCGAATCAGAATACAGTTGGTATTACCAGGCATGTACAAAGTGCGCAGGGAGAGTGAGAACTGTTGCAGGTCGTTTGTATTGTGGAAAGTGTAACACTGGAAGGAACGCAGTGCCAAGGtaattaaaatcacaaaaaaaccAATTGTCTATAAATATGATTATCAATTCGCGCTCAATTGTTTGTGATGTTGTTTGtcaattaatttatcaaatgtTGCATATTCTGAAATAGGTTCAAATTGCATGTTCAAGTCATGGATAACACTGGATCAACAAGCTTTATACTATTTGACCGTAACGTTTCAAGTTATGTGAACAGAACTGTACAAGACATGATTGATGCTCAGGTAAGTTTGCTTAGTGTCTTGCAAACTTGCATAAAACGGTTACAACCATGGTTATGATAGAGTTCTCCATTTATGTGCATTTTCTGTTTCAAATGAGTTATATTAATTACATGTGTTATGTCAATCAGCCCAACAATTCGTCTGATTATCCGTCAGATCTTGACTCCTTTGTTGGCAAGCGAATGTTGTTCAAAGTAGAGGTCAGTGATGGTAATCTACTTCATAATTGGCGCAATTATGCTGTCAAGAGAACAACTGCCGAAGAGGATGTGATCAATCAATTTGCTATTTTCCATGATATAAATGTATATTAATCAACAACATCCCCCATTGATTATTTGTGAGTTGAATGGTTTCTTTCTTATAGTTTTTGTCTGCACCTTCAGCTTTCTGATAATGAAGATGTAGCATATGAGACGCTAGATGAGGTGTGACATAAATTCTTTCCATAAAGTTTATTTGATATTCCATGCGGCACGTGATctgattaaatataaatttccttatgttaatgtcattttttattacaGAATCTAGATAACGTTTGTGCTGGTTCATCCAATACCGTGGTTAATCTTATGGATGCTATGGATTCTGTGGCTAATAACAATGACAAGGGAAAAGAAGTTGATAATACACCTTGCAGCAAAGTGTCTAGAAAGAATTCTGCTGGAACAATTTTGTTGGATTCGACCCCGTCTGCTAATGTTGGAGATGTCTCTGTTACTAAGCCTGTCAAGCTCAAATCTGTTGTGTCTGAGAAAAGGTCTGGGAAAAGGTCTGCTGGAACAGGTTTGTTGGATTCGACCCCTTCTGTTGATGCTGGAGATTTCTCTGCTACGAAGCCTGTCAAGCTCAAATCTGTTAAGATTGAGCCAAAGAACTGAAATTTAGAGGATCAATAATAAGTCATtgctattttaaattttgttgcttttttttatgtatgtttaGGTTCAAAACTTTGGTTATTATTGAACATGCAGCTCAATGTTTGTTTTAAATCATGTTCAATTGTGGTCCTTTTTTAGAATTGGTGAATGAAATAAGTTGATCCTAATGTGCTCAGAGTTCCTATCAGAATTGTActttaatttcatatattattttgagaGTAACAAGTAACTATATATTAGTAAATATTGAGAACCTGCACAACTAACTTATAATTATTAGTAAGATTGTAAGACAACTATCGTCCCTTATAAAACACATGTCAACTTCAGGAAATTGCGTGTGTTCTTATGCTCAACCTATGGTGAGAATAATAAATACAAGAATCCAtctgatttaaaaaatgttcattatatattttacaaattgTTCCGAATGTTTAATCTACAGAAGTTCAGCCATGATTTACTGAAGTAAACAAATTAACGAAACAATCTTTGGTTATTTCCTTAATCTTTGCTTATTTCATTAAGCTATTGCAGACAAGAAATTGATAACAAGGTGTGTAGTAATTTTACATAATGAGGAGTTAACTCATCCACTATTTAAAGATTGATTGCACACTTAAAAACACTCACACTTTTGCTATCACATTGTGCCTATTCATATTTCCGTAGGAGCATTAAATGTGAGCAAATAAAGAGATTGTTGTTACATAAAATTGTgtataaatgtttcctatgttTTGAATTCTGCGTAATCAATTACCATGGTTCAGTGCTCATTAATAAGTTTAGtttgatatgataaaatcaGACTTAGTTTAAAGCAGTCATCACATACAGTCATGTCCCTTTCTTCATGAATTCATAGAACATAGGAAACTTTTATTTAAATCACCAAGTTGAACCAGACCAAGCATGTCATCAAGTATGAAGCGTAAAGTTCTTGAAGGCATCCGAGCATCGACTGATATAAGCAATGGTAAGCATCTGGCGTGCTAACCTTTTTTGTCACTCTTTTATTGTAGTTACGATGATGACCTTCATAACCAGTTATGTCTCATATTTCAGATGATGGTAGAGTTAAACGCCGCAACAAATCTCCCGGTTCCTGTCTCACCAGGATCTCACCTGTTGGCCACGGTAAATATGTTTTGCAGGATCATATTAGCTCATCTTTCATGGATGAGGATGATGACCCATCATCTTTTGTTGGCCGTGACATTTATAAACTAGAATTAACAACGAATGCGTCAGCTGCCAGAATGtttatataattgatttatatttatttaacattGCAGGTCATCCCACAGACACTAAAATGACTGCATTTGGCTCTCAAACAAGCTGTAGAATACAGGACATACCAATGCATTGCAGTGAGAATGGTGAAAGCGAAGAGGTCCCATATAATCTTGATGGTTAGTATATTTAGAAATATTCAATGAGATGAATTGAAACCTTATGTGCCTGGCTAAATGTTTTTATCCTTGATATGTGCATTTATTCTACATATCAGGTAATCTAACTGACCTTGAGGGAGAATACTCAGAGCATGGTATACTCGGCTCTCAAACAAGCTGTAGAATACAAGACATAACAATGCATTGTAATGAGAATGGTGAAAGCGACGAAGTTCCAGATAATTCTGATAGTTAGTACAATTATCCCTATAATGATCTCTTTTGTCGCTTAATGTATTCGTTATGCACAGATTATTGTGCCTTATCTCATTAGTGTATTTTTATGGAACAGCATTTCAAGACGCGGTAATTGAAgtggaagatgaagaagatctTGAGTTGAAGGGTAGTTAATTGCCTCTATTATCAATTTTATGCATGACTTAATAAATTCCTTAATCTTAGTTAAgaactattattatttataatcatAATGCAGAATATCTGGACATTGGTCAGCCAAGTATAAAATGTCCCAATTGCAAGGCATTGATGTGGTATGACGAAAGGGTTTGTAAATCACGGCACACTTCAAATCCTGAATTTTCAATGTGTTGTATGCAAGGGAGGATAGAAATTGCACCATTCAAGCGACCACCTAAAGCATTA is from Medicago truncatula cultivar Jemalong A17 chromosome 1, MtrunA17r5.0-ANR, whole genome shotgun sequence and encodes:
- the LOC112416537 gene encoding replication protein A 70 kDa DNA-binding subunit isoform X1 is translated as MAPLITPVAAIVAGKINIKLRVRVVHVWTVSEFNNPNEDNSIHMLLLDDKLGKIQASAKKHLVPRIRSNVEEGSTYDIENVLVTKNDPKYQVTQHRFKLNLIDNTKFFKIDAATIPLNHFDFMPFNEILEAEREEKVVDVIGQVVERDELKERDVNGRRSKIMDLTLQDSESRRVHCTLWANYAERMNSFLAAHDPSSPVIVLIQQCKLKKYQGIMGVSNAFFGTKLLLEGDLPEAIEFKSKIDGGDVQVSQSISQNTTSTVVSLVDDMLQTKRMTIEDLIEATEGLFSLQFVGSNQNTVGITRHVQSAQGE
- the LOC112416537 gene encoding uncharacterized protein isoform X2; the protein is MDNTGSTSFILFDRNVSSYVNRTVQDMIDAQPNNSSDYPSDLDSFVGKRMLFKVEVSDGNLLHNWRNYAVKRTTAEEDVINQFAIFHDINLSDNEDVAYETLDENLDNVCAGSSNTVVNLMDAMDSVANNNDKGKEVDNTPCSKVSRKNSAGTILLDSTPSANVGDVSVTKPVKLKSVVSEKRSGKRSAGTGLLDSTPSVDAGDFSATKPVKLKSVKIEPKN